From Cellulomonas chengniuliangii, the proteins below share one genomic window:
- a CDS encoding NAD(P)-dependent alcohol dehydrogenase encodes MPLSHAMRYRSHGAPEQVLRLEQVELPAPRPREVQVAVAAAGVSGGEIPIIDGRLRRLVRTRLPAGVGNDFTGRVTGVGAEVHTLSVGDEVWGTLPRGTFGSVAEHVTVPEGRVAPAPQGVDLVLAAALPVAGTTAMRALQDVTRLRPGERLLVRGAGGGTGVVLVQLGKELGAHVTALASARALDALATLGADETVDYRAVPLDRLGAFDVVVDLVGTRLADVLARLAPGGRMASLAVDASRPLRAIAGITAASLRTRGRAAPFSNNPSPAMLRELTALAQSGVLRPVVDRQHPLADAATAYAMAAAGGTCGKVLVRMSS; translated from the coding sequence GTGCCTCTGTCCCACGCGATGCGTTACCGGAGCCACGGGGCCCCGGAGCAGGTCCTGCGCCTCGAGCAGGTGGAGCTCCCCGCCCCGCGCCCTCGCGAGGTGCAGGTCGCCGTCGCGGCGGCCGGCGTCAGCGGGGGCGAGATCCCGATCATCGACGGGAGGCTCCGGCGCCTCGTGCGCACCCGCCTGCCCGCGGGTGTGGGCAACGACTTCACCGGGAGGGTCACCGGGGTGGGGGCCGAGGTCCACACGCTGAGTGTCGGGGACGAGGTCTGGGGCACGCTGCCGCGCGGGACGTTCGGCAGCGTGGCCGAGCACGTGACCGTCCCCGAGGGGCGCGTCGCGCCGGCGCCCCAGGGCGTGGACCTCGTCCTCGCGGCGGCGCTGCCCGTGGCCGGGACCACGGCCATGCGGGCGCTGCAGGACGTGACGCGCCTGCGCCCGGGCGAGCGTCTGCTCGTGCGCGGCGCCGGTGGCGGGACAGGCGTGGTGCTCGTGCAGCTCGGCAAGGAGCTGGGCGCGCACGTGACGGCGCTCGCCTCGGCGCGCGCCCTGGACGCGCTCGCGACGCTCGGGGCGGACGAGACCGTCGACTACCGCGCGGTCCCGCTCGACCGGCTCGGCGCCTTCGACGTGGTCGTGGACCTGGTGGGCACGCGCCTCGCCGACGTGCTGGCCCGGCTGGCGCCCGGCGGTCGGATGGCCTCGCTCGCGGTCGACGCGTCGCGCCCGCTGCGCGCGATCGCCGGCATCACGGCGGCGAGCCTGCGGACGCGGGGCCGCGCGGCCCCGTTCAGCAACAACCCGTCGCCCGCGATGCTGCGGGAGCTGACCGCGCTCGCGCAGAGCGGCGTGCTGCGCCCCGTGGTCGACCGGCAGCACCCGCTGGCCGACGCGGCCACGGCGTACGCCATGGCCGCGGCGGGCGGGACCTGCGGGAAGGTCCTGGTCCGGATGTCGTCCTGA
- the bsh gene encoding choloylglycine hydrolase, giving the protein MCTGIRFSDGSNNLYLARNLDWTTGYGERVVVTPTGYSPKSPFGAVPSIRHATIGMGIVVDDTPLYFDCGNDAGLAVAGLNFPGYASYAPEPVDGATNVAAFEFPLWVASQFSSVDEVEEALESVTIVDKPINDQLPSSLLHWIIGDATRAIVVEHTPDGMHVFHDDVDVLTNQPGFTWHHENLRNYLNTSPDFQGARFGTADLAPFGSGSHMRGIPGDYYSPSRFVRAAYVHGHYPAKSSEAENVSRAFHTLQQVAMVDGSAAMDTGEFEKTIYTGLFSSRTMTYYWNSYDDPAIRSVALDKHSPDGTELVVA; this is encoded by the coding sequence GTGTGCACCGGAATCAGGTTCTCGGACGGCAGCAACAACCTCTATCTCGCGCGGAACCTCGACTGGACGACCGGCTACGGGGAGCGGGTGGTCGTGACGCCCACCGGCTACTCCCCGAAGTCCCCGTTCGGCGCGGTGCCGAGCATCCGGCACGCGACGATCGGCATGGGCATCGTCGTCGATGACACCCCGCTGTACTTCGACTGCGGGAACGACGCGGGGCTCGCCGTGGCAGGGCTGAACTTCCCGGGCTACGCGTCCTACGCGCCCGAGCCGGTCGACGGCGCGACCAACGTCGCCGCGTTCGAGTTCCCGCTGTGGGTGGCCTCGCAGTTCTCGAGCGTCGACGAGGTGGAGGAGGCGCTGGAGAGCGTCACGATCGTGGACAAGCCGATCAACGACCAGCTCCCGAGCTCCCTGCTCCACTGGATCATCGGCGACGCGACGCGCGCCATCGTGGTGGAGCACACGCCCGACGGCATGCACGTCTTCCACGACGACGTCGACGTGCTGACCAACCAGCCCGGATTCACCTGGCACCACGAGAACCTGCGCAACTACCTCAACACCTCGCCCGACTTCCAGGGCGCCAGGTTCGGCACGGCCGACCTCGCGCCGTTCGGCTCGGGCTCGCACATGCGGGGGATCCCCGGCGACTACTACTCCCCGTCCCGGTTCGTCCGCGCCGCCTACGTCCACGGGCACTACCCGGCCAAGTCGAGCGAGGCGGAGAACGTCAGCCGCGCCTTCCACACCCTGCAGCAGGTCGCGATGGTGGACGGCTCCGCCGCGATGGACACGGGCGAGTTCGAGAAGACCATCTACACGGGGCTCTTCTCCTCCCGGACAATGACCTACTACTGGAACTCCTACGACGACCCGGCCATCCGCAGCGTCGCGCTTGACAAGCACTCGCCCGACGGGACCGAGCTCGTCGTCGCCTAG
- a CDS encoding response regulator transcription factor, with the protein MRVVLAEDQFLLRDGIVRLLSSHGIEVVAAVSCGDEILDAIDLHRPDLALLDIRLPPTFTDEGVRAAVAARTRTPGLPVMLLSQHIEHLYLPRLLATGDSGIGYLLKDRVLDDLQFIAALRTVRDGGTVMDPEVVAELLRRDKRRAALARLTARELEVLARMAEGDANPVIAQKLVVTEKAVAKHINSVLAKLDLPPATTASRRVAAVLAYLRG; encoded by the coding sequence ATGCGTGTCGTGCTCGCGGAGGACCAGTTCCTATTGCGGGACGGGATCGTCCGGTTGCTGAGCAGCCACGGCATCGAGGTCGTCGCGGCCGTTTCGTGCGGCGACGAGATCCTCGACGCGATCGACCTGCACCGCCCCGACCTGGCACTGCTCGACATCCGCCTCCCGCCGACGTTCACCGACGAGGGCGTGCGAGCCGCGGTCGCGGCCCGCACCCGGACCCCGGGGCTGCCGGTGATGCTCTTGTCGCAGCACATCGAGCACCTGTACTTGCCACGGCTGCTCGCCACCGGAGACTCGGGAATCGGCTACCTGCTCAAGGACCGCGTGCTGGACGACCTGCAGTTCATCGCCGCGCTGCGGACCGTCCGGGACGGCGGCACCGTCATGGACCCGGAGGTGGTGGCCGAGCTCCTGCGCCGGGACAAGCGGCGGGCAGCGCTCGCGCGACTCACCGCACGGGAGCTCGAGGTGCTGGCCCGCATGGCCGAGGGGGACGCGAACCCGGTGATCGCGCAGAAGCTGGTGGTCACGGAGAAGGCCGTGGCCAAGCACATCAACAGCGTCCTCGCCAAGCTCGACCTGCCCCCCGCGACGACGGCGTCCCGCCGGGTCGCCGCCGTCCTCGCGTACCTGCGCGGCTGA